One Halobaculum roseum DNA segment encodes these proteins:
- the cca gene encoding CCA tRNA nucleotidyltransferase yields MTDPDAEADGDEDADDPGDEPAAGDDLDAVLAAVCERVTPDADERARMEAAAADLAKRARDAVADLPSPADEADVLTVGSTARGTWLAGDRDIDLFVRFPTALSREDLERLGLRVGHAVLPDGEEEYAEHPYVVGAVDGFDVDLVPCYDVDAATEIRTSVDRTPFHNEYLLDRLTDDLADDVRVLKAFLKGVGVYGSDLRTRGFSGYLTELLVLEHGGARGTLEAVADWHPPVRFDPEDHGTAEFDDPLVVVDPTDPERNVAAVLSGDNLARLQHHARDLLADPRTDPFFPEPAEPISPEEVREHVRRRGTAPLAVAFDAPDIVDDQLYPQLRRSLAGIERELDGLGFDVLRTATFAAERDEGDEGERDRRAVLLVELADRELPAVERHEGPPVHVREHAAGFYGKYADDPDAYGPFVADGRYVVERERDPAERDAVAVLESERIFEAALGARVESALERGYDVLAGEAVATLADEFGADLREYFEPSV; encoded by the coding sequence ATGACCGACCCGGACGCCGAGGCCGACGGCGACGAGGACGCCGACGATCCCGGCGACGAACCCGCCGCCGGCGACGACCTCGACGCGGTGCTTGCGGCGGTGTGCGAGCGGGTCACGCCCGACGCCGACGAGCGCGCGCGGATGGAGGCGGCCGCCGCCGACCTTGCCAAGCGCGCCCGCGACGCCGTCGCGGATCTCCCGTCGCCCGCCGACGAGGCCGACGTGCTCACCGTCGGGTCGACCGCCCGCGGCACGTGGCTCGCGGGCGACCGCGACATCGACCTGTTCGTCCGGTTCCCGACGGCCCTCTCCCGGGAGGACCTGGAGCGGCTCGGCCTGCGCGTCGGCCACGCGGTGCTCCCCGACGGCGAGGAGGAGTACGCCGAACACCCGTACGTCGTCGGCGCCGTCGACGGCTTCGACGTGGACCTGGTCCCCTGCTACGACGTCGACGCCGCCACCGAGATCCGAACGTCCGTCGACCGAACGCCGTTCCACAACGAGTACCTTCTCGACCGGCTGACCGACGACCTCGCGGACGACGTTCGCGTCCTCAAGGCGTTCCTGAAGGGCGTCGGCGTCTACGGCAGCGACCTCCGGACCCGGGGATTCTCGGGGTATCTCACCGAGCTGCTCGTTCTCGAACACGGCGGCGCCCGCGGGACGCTGGAGGCGGTCGCCGACTGGCACCCGCCGGTCCGGTTCGACCCGGAGGACCACGGCACCGCCGAGTTCGACGACCCGCTCGTCGTCGTCGACCCGACCGACCCCGAGCGCAACGTCGCGGCCGTGCTCTCGGGCGACAACCTCGCGCGTCTCCAGCACCACGCGCGCGACCTGCTCGCGGACCCGCGGACGGACCCGTTCTTCCCCGAGCCGGCCGAGCCGATCTCGCCCGAGGAGGTCCGCGAGCACGTCCGCCGCCGCGGCACCGCCCCCCTGGCGGTCGCGTTCGACGCGCCCGACATCGTCGACGACCAGCTGTACCCCCAGCTCCGCCGGTCGCTGGCCGGTATCGAGCGGGAACTCGACGGGCTGGGGTTCGACGTGCTCCGGACCGCGACGTTCGCGGCCGAGCGCGACGAGGGGGACGAGGGGGAACGCGACCGGCGTGCGGTGCTGCTCGTCGAACTCGCCGATCGCGAACTCCCCGCCGTCGAACGTCACGAGGGGCCGCCGGTCCACGTCCGCGAGCACGCGGCCGGCTTCTACGGGAAGTACGCCGACGACCCCGACGCGTACGGCCCGTTCGTCGCCGACGGCCGCTACGTCGTCGAACGCGAGCGCGACCCCGCCGAGCGCGACGCGGTCGCGGTCCTCGAATCCGAGCGGATCTTTGAGGCCGCCCTCGGCGCGCGCGTGGAGTCGGCGCTGGAGCGCGGGTACGACGTCCTCGCCGGCGAGGCGGTCGCGACCCTGGCCGACGAGTTCGGCGCGGACCTGCGCGAGTACTTCGAGCCGTCGGTGTAG
- a CDS encoding histone deacetylase family protein: MRFGYSEACLDHDTGDRHPENPDRLRAIREGLKRKHGVEYVEADPASRAAIDAVHESGYVDEVVDFCESGGGNWDPDTVASGGTWDAARAAAGQAQWAAEEALADAGAPGRDTPFALGRPPGHHAVYDDAMGFCFVNNAAVAAQSALDDAGADRVAIFDWDVHHGNGTQDIFYDRGDVLYASIHEDGLYPGTGDETEVGEGAGEGTTLNVPLPAGAGDADFLLAIDDLLDPVLDRFDPDLLIVSAGFDAHRHDPISRMRVSSEGYALMADRVRTIAEEIDAGLGFVLEGGYGLDTLSEGVAMVHETFDGRPPIDPDKDPEEKSVPIVAELRERFDLD; encoded by the coding sequence ATGCGGTTCGGCTACAGCGAGGCGTGTCTCGACCACGACACCGGCGACCGACACCCCGAAAATCCGGACCGTCTCCGCGCGATCAGGGAGGGGCTCAAGCGAAAACACGGCGTCGAGTACGTCGAGGCCGACCCCGCCTCGCGCGCCGCCATCGACGCGGTCCACGAGTCCGGCTACGTGGACGAGGTCGTCGACTTCTGCGAATCGGGCGGCGGCAACTGGGATCCCGACACCGTCGCCTCCGGCGGCACCTGGGACGCCGCCCGCGCGGCAGCCGGCCAGGCCCAGTGGGCCGCCGAGGAGGCGCTCGCGGACGCCGGCGCCCCCGGTCGCGACACCCCGTTCGCGCTCGGCCGGCCGCCGGGCCACCACGCCGTCTACGACGACGCCATGGGCTTCTGTTTCGTCAACAACGCCGCCGTCGCCGCCCAGTCCGCGCTCGACGACGCCGGCGCCGACCGCGTCGCGATCTTCGACTGGGACGTGCACCACGGCAACGGGACGCAGGACATCTTCTACGACCGCGGCGACGTGCTGTACGCGTCGATCCACGAGGACGGCCTCTACCCCGGCACCGGCGACGAGACCGAGGTCGGCGAGGGCGCCGGCGAGGGGACGACCCTGAACGTCCCGCTGCCCGCCGGCGCCGGCGACGCCGACTTCCTGCTCGCGATCGACGACCTGCTCGACCCCGTGCTCGATCGGTTCGATCCCGACCTCCTGATCGTCTCCGCCGGCTTCGACGCCCACCGCCACGACCCGATCTCGCGGATGCGGGTCTCCTCGGAGGGGTACGCGCTGATGGCCGACCGCGTGCGCACCATCGCCGAGGAGATCGACGCCGGCCTCGGGTTCGTGCTTGAGGGCGGGTACGGGCTCGACACGCTGTCGGAGGGCGTCGCGATGGTCCACGAGACGTTCGACGGCCGCCCGCCGATCGACCCGGACAAAGACCCCGAGGAGAAGAGCGTCCCGATAGTCGCGGAGCTTCGCGAGCGGTTCGACCTGGACTGA
- a CDS encoding histone family protein: MTVELPFAPVDDVIRRNAGDLRVSAGAAEELAGRVQRHGASLAVDAAEQAAEDGRKTLMPADFGVEQVVERSTLTLPIAPVDRIARLDIDDSYRVSMDARIALADILEDYADNVARAAALLARHADRRTVQADDIETYFALFEG; encoded by the coding sequence ATGACTGTCGAGTTGCCGTTCGCACCCGTCGACGACGTCATCCGACGGAACGCGGGTGACCTCCGGGTCAGCGCCGGCGCGGCCGAGGAGTTGGCCGGACGCGTGCAACGGCACGGGGCGTCGCTGGCGGTCGACGCGGCCGAGCAGGCAGCCGAGGACGGGAGAAAGACGCTGATGCCGGCCGACTTCGGCGTCGAGCAGGTGGTCGAGCGCTCGACGCTGACGCTGCCCATCGCGCCCGTCGACCGGATCGCGCGCCTCGACATCGACGACTCCTACCGCGTCTCGATGGACGCCCGCATCGCGCTCGCGGACATCCTCGAGGACTACGCCGACAACGTCGCCCGGGCGGCCGCCCTCCTCGCGCGCCACGCCGACCGCAGAACCGTCCAGGCCGACGACATCGAGACGTACTTCGCGCTGTTCGAGGGGTAG
- a CDS encoding single-stranded DNA binding protein gives MGAIEDVYDDLDADVPFEEFEAAVEQKVEDMGGLADEETAAMLIAHELRDEEVNSVADIEPGMDDVKFLAKVMTVGEVRTFERDGEDEDGHVLNVEVADESGRITISLWDQVAVDAKENLQAGDVLRIMGRPKEGYSGLEVAVDKVEPDPDAEVDVEAVEQYRVEDLTMGASDVDLLGVILDTDTVRTFDRDDGTEGKVSNMTVGDETGRVRVTMWDEMADRVEELAAGTTVEVVDGYVRERDGDLELHVGSRGAIEEVDEDVEYVPETTDIDDLELEDVVDIAGGVIETSEKRTFDRDDGSQGQVRNVRIKDDTGEIRVALWGDKADRDIDLADRVVFTDVEVQDGWQDDLEASAGWRSSVTVLEDAAGGTADDAAGASGRDAGQGGLDSFESTGSSADSSSESTAAATAEADGDEATGADASDDGGVVEFTGTVVQAGDPVVLDDGTETRSVETSANLRLGEEVTVRGVERDGTIDADDVF, from the coding sequence ATGGGCGCTATCGAGGACGTCTACGACGACCTGGACGCCGACGTCCCCTTCGAGGAGTTCGAGGCCGCCGTCGAGCAGAAGGTCGAGGACATGGGCGGGCTGGCCGACGAGGAGACCGCGGCGATGCTCATCGCCCACGAGCTGCGCGACGAGGAGGTCAACAGCGTCGCCGACATCGAGCCGGGGATGGACGACGTGAAGTTCCTCGCGAAGGTGATGACCGTCGGCGAGGTGCGCACCTTCGAGCGCGACGGCGAGGACGAGGACGGCCACGTCCTCAACGTCGAGGTCGCCGACGAGTCCGGCCGGATCACCATCTCGCTGTGGGACCAGGTCGCCGTCGACGCGAAGGAGAACCTCCAGGCGGGCGACGTGCTCCGGATCATGGGTCGCCCGAAGGAGGGGTACAGCGGGCTGGAGGTCGCCGTCGACAAGGTCGAACCCGACCCGGACGCCGAGGTCGACGTGGAGGCGGTCGAACAGTACCGCGTCGAGGACCTCACGATGGGCGCCTCCGACGTGGACCTGCTGGGCGTGATCCTCGACACCGACACCGTCCGGACGTTCGACCGCGACGACGGCACCGAGGGGAAGGTGTCGAACATGACCGTCGGCGACGAGACCGGTCGCGTGCGCGTCACCATGTGGGACGAGATGGCCGACCGCGTCGAGGAACTGGCGGCCGGCACGACGGTCGAGGTCGTCGACGGCTACGTCCGCGAGCGCGACGGCGACCTCGAGCTCCACGTCGGCTCCCGGGGCGCCATCGAGGAGGTCGACGAGGACGTGGAGTACGTCCCCGAGACGACCGACATCGACGACCTGGAGCTGGAGGACGTGGTCGACATCGCCGGCGGCGTCATCGAGACGAGCGAGAAGCGTACGTTCGACCGCGACGACGGCTCGCAGGGACAGGTCAGGAACGTCCGCATCAAGGACGACACCGGCGAGATCCGGGTGGCCCTGTGGGGCGACAAGGCCGACCGCGACATCGACCTCGCGGACCGCGTCGTCTTCACCGACGTGGAGGTCCAGGACGGCTGGCAGGACGACCTCGAAGCCTCCGCCGGCTGGCGCTCCTCGGTGACCGTGCTGGAGGACGCCGCCGGCGGAACCGCCGACGACGCGGCCGGGGCGAGCGGCCGCGACGCGGGTCAGGGCGGCCTCGATTCCTTCGAGTCGACCGGTTCGTCCGCCGACAGTTCGTCCGAGTCGACCGCCGCGGCGACGGCCGAGGCCGACGGCGACGAGGCGACCGGCGCGGACGCGAGCGACGACGGCGGCGTCGTGGAGTTCACCGGGACGGTCGTGCAGGCGGGCGACCCGGTCGTCCTCGACGACGGCACGGAGACGCGGTCGGTCGAGACCTCGGCGAACCTCCGCCTCGGCGAGGAGGTAACCGTCCGCGGCGTCGAGCGCGACGGGACCATCGACGCCGACGACGTGTTCTGA
- a CDS encoding DUF309 domain-containing protein, translating to MTTSDAPAPDDSARVAALRAGLALYAAGEYHAAHDPWEAVWLDIRSAVAAAGDGAGDPDASADIDTADDAAADTLVRDEALFHGLIQFTAAQYHARERNWSGAVGLAESGRGYLADVPDNYRGVDVAAARDALARLRADPERVEREPAPPLTHEGERVAAESLSLEAVALAAEALAEEHGLDADAVADAARFASEEEAAGRSRFAALLFDFVRAGDAGSRGIVYDRLTGLVEQERRKEEDVEGLF from the coding sequence GTGACCACCAGCGACGCCCCGGCACCGGACGACTCGGCCCGCGTCGCGGCGCTGCGTGCCGGCCTCGCGCTGTACGCGGCCGGCGAGTACCACGCCGCCCACGACCCGTGGGAGGCGGTGTGGCTCGACATCAGGAGCGCCGTCGCCGCCGCGGGAGACGGCGCCGGCGACCCGGACGCGTCCGCCGACATCGACACCGCCGACGACGCGGCGGCCGACACCCTCGTTCGCGACGAGGCGCTGTTTCACGGGCTGATCCAGTTCACCGCCGCCCAGTACCACGCCCGCGAGCGCAACTGGTCGGGCGCGGTCGGCCTCGCCGAGAGCGGACGCGGGTACCTCGCCGACGTGCCGGACAACTACCGCGGCGTCGACGTGGCGGCCGCGCGCGACGCGCTCGCCCGACTGCGGGCCGACCCGGAACGCGTCGAGCGCGAGCCGGCGCCGCCGCTGACCCACGAGGGCGAGCGCGTCGCCGCCGAATCGCTGTCGCTGGAGGCGGTCGCGCTGGCGGCCGAGGCGCTGGCGGAGGAGCACGGGCTCGACGCCGACGCGGTCGCGGACGCGGCGCGGTTCGCCAGCGAGGAGGAAGCGGCCGGCCGTTCGCGCTTCGCGGCGCTGCTGTTCGACTTCGTCCGCGCCGGCGACGCGGGATCGCGGGGGATCGTGTACGACCGGCTCACGGGGTTGGTCGAACAGGAGCGGCGCAAGGAGGAGGACGTGGAGGGGCTGTTCTGA
- the azf gene encoding NAD-dependent glucose-6-phosphate dehydrogenase Azf codes for MDEPVLLTGAGGRVGRAILAGIGEAYDWRLLDREPVAADALPDGVTDDDVFVADVTDDAGVREAVEGVGAVVHLAGDPRPNAPWDSVLANNIDGTQTMFEAAVDAGVDRFVFASSNHAVGAYETDDRTPHMYRKDDEFRLDGSELPRPSNLYGVSKAAGETLGRYYHDTHDLTVACVRIGNLTKGHPPKEYERGQAMWLSHRDCAHLFDRCLAADYGYEIVYGISDNDRKYYSIERAREVLGYDPQDNSAEYTFGGEPREEVEPDSA; via the coding sequence ATGGACGAACCGGTACTGCTCACCGGGGCGGGCGGCCGCGTCGGCCGCGCTATCCTCGCCGGCATCGGCGAGGCGTACGACTGGCGACTCCTCGACCGCGAGCCCGTCGCCGCCGACGCGCTGCCCGACGGCGTCACGGACGACGACGTGTTCGTCGCGGACGTGACCGACGACGCCGGCGTCCGCGAGGCCGTCGAGGGCGTCGGCGCGGTCGTCCACCTCGCTGGCGACCCGCGGCCGAACGCCCCGTGGGACTCCGTCCTCGCGAACAACATCGACGGCACGCAGACGATGTTCGAGGCCGCCGTCGACGCCGGCGTCGACCGGTTCGTCTTCGCCTCCTCGAACCACGCCGTCGGCGCCTACGAGACCGACGACCGGACCCCCCACATGTACCGCAAGGACGACGAGTTCCGCCTGGACGGCTCGGAGCTTCCCCGACCCTCGAACCTCTACGGCGTCTCGAAGGCCGCCGGCGAGACGCTCGGACGCTACTACCACGACACGCACGACCTGACGGTCGCGTGCGTCCGCATCGGCAACCTCACGAAGGGCCACCCGCCGAAGGAGTACGAGCGCGGGCAGGCGATGTGGCTCTCCCACCGCGACTGCGCGCACCTGTTCGACCGCTGTCTCGCGGCCGACTACGGCTACGAGATCGTCTACGGCATCTCCGACAACGACCGCAAGTACTACTCCATCGAGCGCGCCCGTGAGGTGCTCGGCTACGACCCGCAGGACAACTCCGCGGAGTACACCTTCGGCGGGGAGCCGCGGGAGGAAGTCGAGCCGGACTCGGCGTAG
- a CDS encoding dihydroneopterin aldolase family protein — MATDAQQACFEAGIKFGSLYHQFAGTPVSPRSTRSLETAIAESIENQPYCESVTVAIDDDAVAADIDHENGYTELSGHLMEVEMRVAYEGVTVRTRMEMEDGYPLMKLVEVVEPDD; from the coding sequence ATGGCTACCGACGCCCAGCAGGCGTGTTTCGAGGCCGGCATCAAGTTCGGCTCGCTGTACCATCAGTTCGCGGGAACGCCCGTTTCTCCCCGGAGCACACGCTCGCTGGAGACGGCGATCGCCGAGTCGATCGAGAACCAGCCGTACTGCGAGTCCGTGACCGTCGCCATCGACGACGACGCCGTCGCGGCGGACATCGACCACGAGAACGGCTACACCGAGCTGTCCGGGCACCTGATGGAGGTCGAGATGCGCGTCGCGTACGAGGGCGTCACCGTCCGCACGCGCATGGAGATGGAGGACGGCTACCCGCTGATGAAGCTCGTCGAGGTCGTCGAACCGGACGACTGA
- a CDS encoding DUF5790 family protein, with protein sequence MPQSTFDDDDLFGEAADEMREDVETHLRAAKATLPDADAVWETDADNVLGALNGLRSALDTGDAVEELRQAKKQYVLGERAGAFEDDEELAAEIDELQELVETLEEAHEQVGELTSVVPQIKGDLEDAHAEGVDPDADADDAEEAEA encoded by the coding sequence ATGCCGCAGTCTACCTTCGACGACGACGACCTGTTCGGGGAGGCGGCCGACGAGATGCGCGAGGACGTGGAGACGCACCTCCGGGCCGCGAAGGCGACGCTGCCGGACGCCGACGCCGTCTGGGAGACGGACGCCGACAACGTGCTCGGCGCGCTCAACGGGCTCCGGTCGGCGCTGGACACCGGCGACGCCGTCGAGGAGCTCCGGCAGGCGAAAAAGCAGTACGTGCTGGGCGAGCGCGCCGGCGCGTTCGAGGACGACGAGGAACTGGCCGCGGAGATCGACGAGCTCCAGGAACTGGTCGAGACCCTCGAGGAGGCACACGAGCAGGTCGGCGAGCTGACGAGCGTCGTCCCGCAGATCAAAGGCGACCTGGAGGACGCCCACGCCGAGGGCGTCGACCCGGACGCGGACGCCGACGACGCGGAGGAGGCCGAGGCGTAA
- a CDS encoding creatininase family protein → MKLSEATWTAVRDADLAAALLPVGSTEQHGPHAPLGTDALTAEAVADAAADRWADDRASDADDAVAAGDLLVAPPVHVGVAEEHRAFDGTLWVSPDTFRAYVRETVESLASHGIDRVVLVNGHGGNVEALAEVARRVSRDDTTDAYAVSFTWFEAVGEHASRMGHGGPLETAMVRHVAPDLVREDRVEEARDGGSDRWGEWVRGVNLAHDSDEFTGNGVVGDPTEGTAELGAELLERASDALCDVARAVVDRER, encoded by the coding sequence ATGAAGCTCTCGGAGGCGACGTGGACGGCGGTCCGCGACGCCGACCTCGCCGCCGCGCTGCTCCCCGTCGGGAGCACCGAACAGCACGGCCCGCACGCGCCGCTGGGGACCGACGCGCTGACCGCGGAGGCCGTCGCCGACGCGGCCGCCGACCGGTGGGCGGACGACCGCGCGAGCGACGCGGACGACGCCGTCGCCGCCGGCGACCTGCTCGTCGCGCCGCCGGTCCACGTCGGCGTCGCCGAGGAGCACCGCGCGTTCGACGGCACGCTGTGGGTGTCGCCCGACACGTTCCGCGCGTACGTCCGCGAGACCGTGGAGAGCCTCGCGAGCCACGGGATCGACCGGGTCGTCCTCGTCAACGGCCACGGCGGCAACGTGGAGGCGCTCGCGGAGGTCGCCCGCCGCGTCTCGCGCGACGACACGACCGACGCCTACGCGGTCTCGTTCACGTGGTTCGAGGCCGTCGGCGAGCACGCGAGCAGGATGGGCCACGGCGGGCCGCTGGAGACGGCAATGGTGCGCCACGTCGCACCCGATCTCGTTCGCGAGGACCGGGTCGAGGAGGCGCGCGACGGGGGGAGCGACCGCTGGGGGGAGTGGGTTCGCGGGGTGAACCTCGCGCACGACAGCGACGAGTTCACCGGGAACGGCGTCGTCGGCGACCCGACGGAGGGGACGGCCGAACTCGGGGCGGAACTGCTGGAGCGCGCGAGCGACGCGCTGTGTGACGTCGCCCGCGCGGTCGTCGACCGAGAACGCTGA
- a CDS encoding methyltransferase domain-containing protein, translating to MGILEDKDNARLFYRYFSRVYDTINPYIWDDRMRNQALEWFDADRDDRVLDVGAGTGFATEGLLNHVDEVYALDQSRGQFEQAFRKFGKHGKVHFHMGDAERLPFTDDSFDKLWSSGSIEYWPDPVAALREFRRVVKPGGTVLVVGPDYPKLRVFQKLADAIMLFYDAEEAEEMFSEAGFEGTRHFIQQRHRGSPRAITSVATVPESDEPNDD from the coding sequence ATGGGTATCCTCGAGGACAAGGACAACGCGCGGCTGTTCTACCGGTACTTCTCGCGCGTCTACGACACGATCAACCCCTACATCTGGGACGACCGGATGCGAAACCAGGCGCTGGAGTGGTTCGACGCCGACCGCGACGACCGCGTGCTCGACGTGGGCGCCGGCACCGGGTTCGCCACCGAGGGGCTGCTCAATCACGTGGACGAGGTGTACGCGCTCGACCAGTCGCGCGGCCAGTTCGAGCAGGCGTTCCGGAAGTTCGGCAAACACGGGAAGGTCCACTTCCACATGGGCGACGCCGAGCGCCTCCCGTTCACGGACGACAGCTTCGACAAGCTCTGGTCGTCGGGCTCGATCGAGTACTGGCCCGACCCCGTCGCCGCGCTGCGGGAGTTCCGCCGCGTCGTCAAGCCCGGCGGCACCGTGCTCGTCGTCGGCCCCGACTACCCGAAGCTGCGCGTCTTCCAGAAGCTCGCCGACGCGATCATGCTGTTCTACGACGCCGAGGAAGCCGAGGAGATGTTCAGCGAGGCCGGCTTCGAGGGGACCCGTCACTTCATCCAGCAGCGCCACCGCGGCTCCCCGCGGGCGATAACGTCCGTCGCGACTGTGCCGGAGTCGGACGAGCCGAACGACGACTGA
- a CDS encoding type IV pilin, whose amino-acid sequence MDRDATAGSTARGSAGDRDRRAAASSIGVVLLVLAAVALSATVGAATLSTAGVTEPGAGPQDPSTSEPRSAPVAAVIGLTVADGTITLTHRGGDTLDVRRLRVVIRVNGSSMRHQPPVPFFAARGFASGPTGPFNLASDHAWSAGESTTLTPAGTNRPRIRPGSTVEVTVFVGSQRLAAPTAAAT is encoded by the coding sequence ATGGATCGAGACGCCACGGCGGGATCGACAGCACGCGGTTCCGCGGGCGACCGTGACCGGCGAGCCGCCGCTTCTTCGATCGGCGTCGTCCTGTTAGTGCTCGCCGCGGTCGCGCTCTCGGCGACGGTCGGGGCGGCGACGCTGTCGACCGCCGGGGTGACGGAGCCCGGCGCGGGCCCACAGGACCCGTCTACATCGGAACCGCGGTCGGCGCCGGTCGCCGCCGTCATCGGGCTCACGGTCGCGGACGGAACGATTACACTCACCCACCGCGGCGGCGACACGCTCGACGTGCGCCGACTGCGCGTCGTTATCCGCGTCAACGGGTCGAGCATGCGCCACCAGCCGCCGGTCCCGTTCTTCGCGGCGCGGGGGTTCGCGAGCGGGCCGACGGGGCCGTTCAACCTCGCGAGCGATCACGCGTGGTCGGCCGGGGAGTCGACGACACTGACGCCCGCCGGGACGAATCGACCGCGGATCCGGCCGGGATCGACCGTCGAGGTGACGGTGTTCGTCGGGTCCCAGCGGTTGGCCGCGCCGACCGCGGCGGCGACGTGA